A window of Thermococcus aggregans contains these coding sequences:
- a CDS encoding ribonuclease III family protein has translation MRYSMNFNDKNLSKFGDSLVNFIFSLALSEYLGHPSAGRVPNASLSIALEKAGLLSYVPPRTDKHGRGDIAEAILAYAWLEKKITIEEAVEVLKKNFTPDVVHPSRKKEIIGNAFGELLKVVKERLGL, from the coding sequence ATGAGATATTCCATGAACTTTAATGATAAGAACCTTTCAAAGTTTGGGGATTCGCTTGTTAATTTTATATTTTCTCTTGCTCTAAGCGAATATCTCGGACATCCCAGTGCTGGGAGAGTTCCCAATGCGTCGCTAAGCATTGCACTTGAGAAGGCAGGACTTTTAAGTTACGTTCCCCCAAGAACTGACAAACATGGGAGAGGTGACATCGCCGAGGCTATTTTGGCCTATGCTTGGCTTGAGAAGAAGATAACAATAGAGGAAGCTGTTGAGGTCCTAAAGAAGAACTTTACTCCTGATGTAGTTCACCCTTCACGAAAGAAAGAAATAATTGGCAATGCTTTTGGGGAACTTTTAAAGGTTGTAAAAGAAAGATTGGGGCTTTAA
- a CDS encoding DNA-directed RNA polymerase subunit L, whose translation MKIEVIKREENLLEFYLVGEDHTFANLLDEVLHENKHVKFAAYTIEHPILMARKPRFRVVTDGKITPEQALEEAAQKIFDRAKEVLEAWEKAIGE comes from the coding sequence ATGAAGATTGAGGTAATAAAGCGTGAAGAAAACTTGCTTGAATTTTATCTTGTGGGGGAAGATCATACATTTGCCAACTTGCTCGATGAGGTGCTCCATGAAAACAAACACGTTAAGTTTGCTGCGTACACCATAGAGCACCCAATCCTCATGGCGAGAAAACCAAGGTTCAGAGTTGTTACAGATGGAAAAATAACACCGGAGCAGGCTTTGGAAGAAGCCGCCCAGAAGATCTTTGATAGAGCAAAAGAAGTTCTCGAAGCTTGGGAGAAGGCTATAGGGGAGTGA
- a CDS encoding DUF2067 family protein: MKAKKVMVIHVRDDIEKEELMKELQKLELPAFIYVHGKLNSLKINIQGTKDEIREAMQKVREIHQRVRSRLYPDKRGFYQYNIDDIFREAGTSVSIPILIRTLELLGEKVELKDSNRLITSLPWKEIVELTKKLGKALSEIALQTTRQIREVVLPIAVVFELDPEEVLDLALELEVAEYKEDKFKYELIKNKEQALEIMLKKLTGEGNED, from the coding sequence ATGAAAGCCAAGAAAGTTATGGTTATTCATGTTAGAGATGATATTGAAAAGGAAGAACTCATGAAAGAGTTGCAGAAGCTTGAACTTCCTGCCTTCATTTACGTCCACGGCAAGTTGAATTCCCTTAAAATAAACATCCAGGGAACCAAGGACGAGATAAGGGAAGCAATGCAGAAAGTTAGGGAGATTCACCAGAGAGTACGTTCACGGTTATATCCCGACAAGAGGGGGTTCTATCAGTATAACATCGACGATATTTTCAGAGAAGCAGGGACAAGCGTTTCAATCCCTATCCTCATAAGGACTCTTGAGCTTCTTGGGGAAAAAGTTGAACTTAAAGATAGTAATAGGCTCATAACCTCTCTTCCATGGAAGGAGATTGTGGAACTAACCAAAAAGCTTGGAAAAGCCTTAAGCGAGATAGCTTTGCAGACCACGAGGCAGATAAGAGAAGTTGTGTTGCCAATAGCGGTAGTCTTTGAACTTGATCCGGAAGAAGTTTTGGACCTCGCTCTCGAACTTGAGGTTGCCGAGTATAAGGAAGATAAATTTAAATATGAACTAATCAAGAATAAGGAGCAAGCCCTAGAGATAATGTTGAAAAAGCTAACGGGTGAGGGAAATGAAGATTGA
- a CDS encoding exosome complex RNA-binding protein Csl4 — protein sequence MDKRDKKRVKDGDIVLPGDYLGVIEEFLPGEGIIEENGELYAARAGRVRINPEKIEISVEPLTDTPPLPQVGDVVIARVIEVKPQAAIVQLLKIEGRKGYREIATSKLAGIHISQVKEGYVESMSDEFKIGDIVRARVLTNEKSPVQLTTKGADLGVIYALCSSCRTPLVRRGNVLICPKCGRTEKRKLSTYYRKLKLE from the coding sequence ATGGATAAAAGAGATAAGAAACGGGTAAAAGATGGCGATATAGTTCTTCCTGGGGATTATCTCGGTGTTATTGAGGAGTTTCTACCTGGGGAGGGTATAATAGAAGAGAATGGAGAGCTCTATGCGGCAAGAGCCGGGAGAGTTAGGATAAACCCAGAAAAAATTGAGATATCTGTAGAACCGCTAACAGACACCCCACCCCTTCCTCAGGTGGGGGACGTTGTGATAGCGAGGGTTATAGAGGTAAAGCCCCAGGCAGCTATCGTTCAGTTGCTCAAAATCGAGGGTAGGAAAGGATATAGAGAAATAGCGACTTCAAAGCTCGCTGGGATCCATATCTCCCAAGTTAAAGAGGGGTACGTGGAGTCAATGAGCGATGAATTTAAAATTGGAGACATTGTAAGAGCAAGGGTATTGACAAATGAAAAGAGCCCAGTACAGCTTACCACAAAAGGCGCCGATCTGGGAGTGATCTACGCCCTATGTTCTTCATGCAGAACTCCGTTGGTAAGGAGAGGAAACGTCCTTATATGTCCAAAATGTGGAAGGACAGAAAAAAGAAAGCTTTCGACATACTATAGGAAGCTGAAGCTGGAGTAA
- a CDS encoding threonine--tRNA ligase gives MRMLLIHSDYLEYEVKDKALKKPEEISEEQKRDRLDEVLAAFISVEKVDEQNPKEVVEKAVKEIEDIASQVKTKNIFVYPFAHLSSELASPDVALKILKEIEEKLKEKGYNVKRAPFGYYKAFKLSCKGHPLAELSRTIIPGEAKKEEEEVPEALKKEEEELVSYWYILTPEGELIEVDKFDFSGYENLKKFANYEISKSRVADKEPPHVKIMLEQELVDYEEGSDPGNLRYYPKGRLIKSLLENYVTEKVIEYGAMEVETPIMYDFEHPALEKYLNRFPARQYIVKSGDKKYFLRFAACFGQFLIKKDATISYRHLPLRMYELTRYSFRREKRGELSGLRRLRAFTMPDMHTVAKDLQQAMEEFKKQYKLSMEVLKGVGLTPEDYEVAIRFTEDFWNEHKDFIVELARIIGKPVLIEMWKQRFFYFILKFEFNFVDNLDKAAALSTVQIDVENAQRFGITYYDENGEEKYPLILHCSPSGAIERVMYAILEKQAKLISQGKKPMYPLWLSPIQVRVIPVSEKYLDYALYVAGKLEGAKIRVDVDDRNERLNKKIREAEKEWVPYIVVVGENEKRMGVITVRKREGGQYEMQIEDLIKEIKQKTEGFPYKPRPLPLLLSMRPKFRG, from the coding sequence ATGAGAATGCTCCTAATACACAGTGACTACCTTGAGTATGAGGTGAAGGATAAAGCCTTGAAAAAACCAGAAGAGATAAGCGAAGAACAAAAGAGAGACAGACTCGATGAGGTTCTTGCCGCGTTTATAAGTGTGGAGAAGGTAGATGAGCAGAATCCAAAGGAAGTTGTAGAAAAAGCCGTGAAGGAGATAGAGGATATTGCGTCTCAAGTGAAAACAAAAAACATTTTTGTTTATCCATTCGCTCACCTAAGCAGCGAGCTTGCTTCCCCAGATGTGGCCTTAAAAATACTCAAAGAAATTGAAGAAAAGCTTAAAGAAAAAGGTTACAACGTTAAGAGAGCGCCCTTTGGCTACTACAAGGCGTTCAAGCTCAGCTGTAAGGGACATCCACTGGCAGAGCTTTCAAGAACAATTATACCCGGCGAAGCCAAGAAAGAAGAGGAAGAAGTCCCAGAAGCCCTCAAAAAAGAGGAAGAAGAACTTGTTAGCTACTGGTATATCCTTACACCGGAAGGAGAGCTAATTGAGGTCGACAAGTTTGACTTCTCCGGTTATGAAAACCTCAAAAAGTTTGCAAACTATGAAATAAGCAAGAGCCGTGTAGCAGATAAAGAGCCGCCACACGTTAAGATCATGCTTGAACAGGAACTTGTTGATTACGAAGAGGGAAGCGACCCCGGAAACCTCCGCTACTATCCAAAGGGAAGGCTCATAAAGTCCTTGCTTGAGAACTATGTAACTGAGAAAGTTATTGAATACGGTGCAATGGAAGTGGAAACGCCGATTATGTATGATTTCGAGCACCCTGCCCTTGAGAAATACCTAAACAGATTCCCCGCTAGACAGTACATAGTAAAAAGCGGAGACAAGAAGTACTTCCTCAGGTTTGCTGCCTGCTTTGGTCAGTTCCTCATAAAGAAAGATGCAACAATAAGCTACCGCCACCTGCCGCTTAGAATGTACGAGCTCACGAGATACTCATTTAGAAGAGAAAAGCGCGGAGAACTTTCTGGTCTAAGAAGGCTTAGAGCATTTACAATGCCCGATATGCACACGGTCGCAAAGGATCTGCAGCAAGCAATGGAAGAATTCAAAAAGCAGTACAAGCTAAGTATGGAAGTGCTCAAGGGAGTAGGCTTAACGCCAGAGGATTACGAAGTTGCAATAAGATTCACAGAGGACTTCTGGAACGAACACAAGGATTTCATAGTAGAACTCGCAAGGATAATAGGAAAGCCAGTCCTCATAGAGATGTGGAAGCAGAGGTTCTTCTACTTCATACTCAAGTTTGAGTTCAACTTCGTTGATAACCTCGATAAGGCAGCTGCCCTAAGCACTGTGCAGATAGACGTAGAAAACGCCCAAAGATTCGGCATAACCTACTACGACGAGAATGGAGAAGAGAAGTACCCGCTAATACTCCACTGCTCACCAAGCGGTGCAATTGAGAGGGTTATGTACGCTATACTCGAAAAGCAGGCAAAGCTCATAAGCCAAGGCAAGAAGCCAATGTATCCTCTCTGGCTCAGCCCAATACAGGTTAGAGTAATACCCGTAAGCGAGAAGTACCTCGACTATGCCCTCTACGTTGCAGGAAAGCTTGAAGGAGCAAAGATAAGAGTAGATGTAGACGACAGAAACGAGAGACTTAACAAGAAGATAAGAGAAGCAGAGAAAGAGTGGGTTCCATACATAGTAGTCGTTGGCGAAAACGAAAAGAGAATGGGAGTAATAACTGTCAGAAAGAGAGAAGGCGGACAGTACGAAATGCAGATTGAGGATCTCATAAAGGAAATAAAGCAGAAAACAGAAGGGTTCCCATACAAACCAAGGCCACTGCCACTGCTCCTAAGCATGAGACCAAAGTTCAGGGGATGA
- a CDS encoding TBP-interacting protein → MKYSELGDRVKRVYSRIRMLDDYHWDIYEDKIIGYHRKSRLPVRIKLAESREEAEKLSEEKGEQGIDIAVLPDNGTFYIKNGTFILSERFLKATLMDINDHIVWSGFKVVENNGKLVQEDFYEYLGGLLVRHLKNNMMNGQDYVLWQFYKCEKCGKYVDIESVPEHLAKHNISVAEKDSEKYEIFELNFLEGKVFDKFGEEVAQDKFAPESQAFLKEMLGEPKVQEK, encoded by the coding sequence ATGAAATACAGCGAGCTAGGTGATAGGGTAAAGAGGGTTTACTCAAGGATAAGAATGCTTGATGATTACCACTGGGATATTTATGAAGACAAGATAATTGGATATCACAGAAAGAGCAGACTTCCGGTTAGGATAAAGCTTGCAGAGAGCAGGGAAGAAGCAGAGAAATTAAGTGAAGAAAAAGGGGAGCAGGGAATAGACATTGCTGTTCTCCCTGACAACGGAACTTTCTACATAAAGAACGGCACGTTCATACTCTCAGAGAGGTTCTTAAAGGCCACATTGATGGATATCAACGACCACATAGTGTGGAGCGGGTTCAAAGTCGTTGAGAACAATGGAAAACTCGTTCAAGAAGACTTTTACGAATACTTAGGAGGACTTTTAGTCAGGCACCTCAAAAACAACATGATGAATGGTCAAGATTACGTCCTCTGGCAGTTTTATAAATGCGAGAAATGCGGAAAATACGTCGATATAGAGAGCGTTCCCGAGCACCTCGCCAAACACAACATCAGCGTTGCAGAGAAAGACAGTGAAAAGTATGAAATTTTTGAGCTGAACTTCCTTGAAGGAAAAGTCTTTGACAAATTTGGAGAAGAAGTTGCTCAAGACAAGTTTGCACCAGAATCACAGGCTTTTCTAAAGGAGATGCTTGGTGAGCCAAAAGTTCAAGAGAAATGA
- a CDS encoding translation initiation factor IF-2B subunit alpha (eIF-2BA; catalyzes the binding of GTP to IF2): MFPKEVEELLKEMSEERIHGASYLAKIGAKAYILLAERFEGEELIEKLRELGIRILDVNPTMASLYNLVRFIPITPEPEFVKAKAEEFMRLSEEAKREIGNIGSELIDQNEVIITHSYSSTVFEILRKAKEKGKAFRVILTESEPDYEGLFLAKKLEELEIPFEVITDAQLGLFAKKATLALVGADNITKDGYVFNKAGTYLLALACHDNGVPFYVAAESFKIHPEARVEEIKITERRFKRNHTIIRNYLFDATPWRYIRGIITELGILVPPKEI; encoded by the coding sequence ATGTTCCCCAAAGAAGTAGAAGAGCTCCTAAAAGAAATGAGTGAAGAGCGAATTCATGGGGCGTCCTATCTAGCAAAAATTGGAGCTAAGGCCTATATACTGCTCGCAGAAAGATTTGAAGGAGAAGAACTCATTGAAAAGCTCAGAGAGCTGGGAATTAGAATTCTCGACGTGAACCCAACAATGGCTTCCCTATACAATCTAGTGAGGTTCATCCCAATAACTCCAGAACCGGAGTTCGTCAAGGCAAAGGCTGAAGAATTCATGAGGCTGAGTGAGGAGGCAAAACGAGAAATCGGAAACATTGGAAGCGAGCTGATTGACCAGAATGAGGTCATAATAACTCACTCATATTCATCAACCGTTTTTGAAATATTAAGGAAAGCAAAAGAAAAGGGAAAAGCTTTCAGAGTGATTTTAACCGAAAGCGAACCAGATTACGAGGGGCTGTTTTTGGCAAAAAAGCTTGAAGAACTTGAAATACCATTTGAGGTCATAACAGATGCCCAGCTTGGACTTTTTGCAAAGAAAGCAACTTTAGCTTTGGTAGGCGCTGACAACATAACCAAAGACGGCTACGTTTTCAATAAGGCTGGAACTTATCTGCTCGCACTTGCTTGCCATGACAATGGAGTCCCCTTCTATGTCGCTGCCGAGAGCTTTAAGATTCATCCGGAAGCAAGAGTAGAAGAGATTAAGATTACCGAGCGGAGGTTCAAAAGGAATCACACAATAATACGGAATTACCTCTTTGATGCGACACCTTGGAGATACATAAGGGGAATAATCACAGAGCTTGGCATTTTGGTACCGCCAAAAGAAATTTAA
- a CDS encoding aspartate/glutamate racemase family protein, which yields MEKIGIIGGISPESTLYYYKKYIEISREKFEPYFFPELVIYSINFKEFKDNPEGWEGRKRILINAARALERASAEVIGISANTPHMVFPEVQKAVNVKMVSIIDAVAEEAKKKNLKRLLLLGTKTTMSMPFYKNALEEKGFEVIVPEEEEIGKINRIIFEELMFENFKSKKWLLDLIEKYAKNENVEGVILGCTELPLAIRQGDVSIEVLDSAEIHMRALIEAAL from the coding sequence ATGGAGAAGATCGGGATTATAGGAGGTATAAGCCCTGAGTCTACTCTTTACTACTACAAAAAATACATCGAAATATCAAGGGAGAAGTTCGAGCCCTATTTCTTTCCAGAACTGGTAATATATTCCATAAACTTCAAAGAATTTAAAGACAACCCCGAAGGCTGGGAAGGGAGGAAAAGGATTCTAATAAACGCTGCAAGGGCTCTTGAGAGAGCAAGCGCGGAAGTTATTGGAATCTCCGCAAATACGCCACACATGGTGTTTCCCGAGGTTCAAAAGGCCGTTAATGTCAAGATGGTAAGCATAATTGATGCGGTTGCAGAAGAGGCAAAGAAGAAAAACCTTAAGCGGCTTCTTCTTCTTGGAACGAAAACTACCATGAGCATGCCCTTCTACAAAAACGCCTTGGAAGAGAAGGGGTTTGAGGTAATTGTTCCAGAGGAAGAAGAAATCGGTAAGATAAACAGAATAATCTTTGAGGAGCTTATGTTTGAAAATTTCAAAAGCAAAAAGTGGCTCCTTGATCTCATTGAGAAATACGCAAAGAACGAAAACGTTGAAGGGGTTATACTCGGCTGTACCGAGCTGCCGCTGGCAATAAGGCAAGGCGATGTAAGTATTGAGGTTTTAGACAGCGCTGAAATCCACATGAGGGCCCTAATAGAGGCTGCCCTTTAA
- a CDS encoding ATPase domain-containing protein produces the protein MSRTGIDYFDEYILKDGFPDGSLILIAGEPGAGKTIFSATFLYNGATKFGEKGIYISLAETKSEFYESMRQLGMDFEELENKGLFKFMDFVTVGKETIDKEISLLIEEIAKFQPKRIVIDSISVFAQILGAEKTRVFLHTMLGRFIKAHNSTALLVAEKPVGTEKIGYGIEEFVVDGVVILRYESFGEVTRRVMEIPKMRRRSVEKSQYEYVITQKGIEFLAIPELKREEMEYTLEKITTGVDKLDKMLGGGIYKGSSVLLVGMTGTGKTTFALHFAVANAMQGRKAVYISFEEPMDQLMRAAKNYGMPIEEAMKENLRIFTWVPESKTPVCTFLKIREIIEEFKPEVLVIDSLTALRQHMDEKELAKMLRYIGLLTKANRITTYFTLNEETNFEVVPFTGASTMVDVIIGLRYQVRNESMERKIAIVKSRGSNHSRKIHKYEISDKGVEIYE, from the coding sequence ATGAGCAGAACGGGGATTGATTACTTTGATGAATATATTCTCAAAGATGGCTTTCCAGATGGTTCATTAATTCTGATAGCTGGAGAACCTGGAGCAGGAAAAACTATATTTTCGGCAACGTTCCTATATAATGGAGCCACGAAATTTGGGGAGAAAGGCATTTACATTTCACTCGCAGAAACCAAAAGCGAGTTCTACGAGTCAATGAGGCAACTAGGGATGGACTTCGAAGAGCTCGAAAACAAGGGGCTCTTCAAGTTCATGGACTTCGTCACAGTCGGTAAAGAAACTATAGATAAAGAAATAAGCCTTCTAATTGAAGAAATCGCAAAGTTCCAGCCAAAAAGGATTGTCATTGACTCCATAAGCGTCTTTGCCCAAATTTTAGGTGCCGAGAAGACAAGAGTATTTCTCCACACAATGCTTGGCAGGTTCATAAAAGCTCACAACTCTACTGCCCTCTTAGTCGCCGAAAAGCCAGTAGGAACAGAAAAAATAGGTTACGGTATTGAGGAGTTCGTAGTTGATGGAGTTGTCATTCTTAGGTACGAGTCTTTCGGAGAAGTCACAAGAAGGGTAATGGAAATCCCAAAAATGAGAAGGAGAAGCGTTGAAAAGTCTCAGTACGAGTACGTGATAACCCAGAAGGGAATTGAATTTCTGGCGATTCCTGAACTCAAGAGGGAGGAAATGGAATACACATTAGAGAAAATTACGACAGGTGTAGACAAGCTCGACAAAATGCTTGGAGGGGGAATCTACAAAGGGTCAAGCGTTTTACTTGTCGGAATGACTGGGACTGGAAAAACTACCTTTGCTCTGCACTTTGCCGTGGCCAACGCCATGCAGGGAAGAAAAGCCGTCTACATATCATTTGAAGAACCCATGGACCAGCTCATGAGGGCTGCCAAGAACTATGGCATGCCAATAGAGGAGGCCATGAAAGAGAACCTCAGAATTTTCACTTGGGTTCCAGAGAGCAAGACTCCAGTATGCACCTTTCTGAAAATTAGAGAGATAATCGAGGAGTTCAAACCGGAAGTCCTTGTGATAGATAGTTTAACAGCTCTAAGACAACACATGGACGAGAAAGAGCTTGCAAAAATGCTTAGATACATCGGCTTATTGACAAAGGCAAACAGGATAACCACGTACTTTACACTAAACGAGGAAACCAACTTCGAAGTCGTGCCATTTACTGGAGCAAGCACTATGGTAGACGTTATAATAGGGCTTAGATACCAAGTGAGAAATGAATCTATGGAGAGAAAAATTGCAATTGTAAAATCTAGAGGATCAAATCACTCGAGAAAGATACACAAATACGAAATCTCTGACAAGGGGGTGGAAATTTATGAGTAG
- a CDS encoding NitrOD5 domain-containing protein → MSSKGEEILVKAISAALREVAPGLESVLEAHLKATMNKGLEVAYENPKEFKDAVSKLFGEYSARLLEMVIINKLKGRLGEGEEISSLEELVEQIRKIYGE, encoded by the coding sequence ATGAGTAGTAAAGGGGAAGAGATTCTGGTTAAAGCAATCTCTGCGGCCCTTAGAGAAGTTGCTCCGGGACTGGAATCAGTTTTGGAGGCACATCTCAAGGCCACAATGAACAAGGGGCTCGAGGTCGCATATGAAAACCCAAAGGAGTTCAAAGACGCCGTTTCAAAGCTTTTTGGAGAATACAGCGCTAGATTGCTGGAAATGGTAATTATAAACAAGCTTAAGGGTCGTCTTGGAGAGGGAGAAGAAATCAGTTCTTTGGAGGAGCTGGTGGAGCAGATAAGGAAGATTTACGGTGAATGA
- the coaBC gene encoding bifunctional phosphopantothenoylcysteine decarboxylase/phosphopantothenate--cysteine ligase CoaBC: MLHHVKLIYATKSRKLVGKKIVLAIPGSIAAVECVKLARELIRHGAEVHAVMSPSAQKIIHPYAMEFATGNKVVTEITGFVEHVELVGEHENKADLVLVCPATANTISKIACGIDDTPVTTVVTTAFAHTPIMIAPAMHSTMYEHPIVKENIEKLKKLGVEFIGPRFEEGKAKVASVEEIVYRVIKKLHKKDLAGKRVLVTAGATREYIDPIRFITNRSSGKMGVALAEEADFRGAEVTLIRTKGSVPSFVENQIEVETVEEMLQAIENELKSKKYDIVVLAAAVSDFTPKEKAEKKIKSGQTLILELVPTPKIIQRVKEIQPDVFLVGFKAEYGVSEEELIEQARKQIEKAKSDVVIANRGEVAFESEVNEVYWVTKEGYEKLPLMSKRELAEKIWDKIVENLR, from the coding sequence ATGCTCCATCATGTCAAGCTTATATATGCGACAAAGAGTAGAAAACTCGTTGGAAAGAAAATAGTTCTTGCCATACCTGGAAGCATAGCGGCTGTTGAATGCGTAAAGCTTGCAAGGGAGCTAATAAGACATGGGGCTGAAGTTCATGCTGTTATGAGCCCAAGTGCGCAGAAGATAATTCATCCCTACGCTATGGAATTTGCCACCGGGAACAAAGTGGTCACGGAGATTACGGGCTTTGTTGAGCATGTTGAACTTGTTGGAGAGCACGAAAACAAAGCGGATTTGGTTTTAGTCTGCCCAGCAACGGCAAATACCATTTCAAAGATAGCCTGTGGAATTGACGATACGCCTGTAACAACGGTTGTAACAACTGCTTTTGCTCACACACCCATAATGATTGCTCCAGCGATGCACTCGACAATGTATGAGCACCCGATAGTTAAGGAGAACATAGAGAAGCTCAAAAAGCTTGGAGTTGAGTTTATTGGCCCCAGATTCGAGGAAGGAAAGGCAAAGGTAGCAAGCGTTGAAGAGATTGTCTATCGCGTGATTAAAAAACTTCACAAGAAAGATTTGGCTGGAAAGAGAGTTCTCGTAACTGCTGGGGCAACGAGGGAGTATATTGACCCGATAAGGTTCATAACAAACAGGAGCAGCGGCAAGATGGGCGTGGCATTAGCAGAGGAGGCAGACTTTAGGGGAGCAGAGGTTACTTTAATAAGAACCAAGGGAAGTGTGCCGAGCTTCGTGGAGAACCAGATCGAAGTCGAGACCGTCGAAGAGATGCTTCAGGCGATAGAAAATGAATTGAAGAGCAAAAAATACGATATCGTAGTTTTGGCTGCAGCTGTGAGTGACTTTACACCAAAAGAGAAAGCTGAGAAAAAGATAAAGAGCGGTCAAACCTTAATCCTTGAGCTTGTTCCGACACCGAAAATAATTCAACGGGTCAAAGAGATTCAGCCCGATGTCTTCTTAGTAGGATTCAAAGCAGAGTATGGAGTTAGCGAAGAAGAGTTAATTGAACAAGCAAGGAAGCAAATAGAGAAAGCAAAGAGCGATGTGGTCATAGCAAACAGAGGAGAAGTGGCATTTGAGAGTGAAGTAAACGAAGTTTACTGGGTCACCAAGGAAGGCTATGAAAAGCTCCCGCTCATGAGCAAGAGAGAGCTTGCGGAGAAGATATGGGACAAAATCGTAGAGAATTTGAGGTAA
- a CDS encoding DUF190 domain-containing protein has protein sequence MVEIEHWNTLRMKIYIGENDTWHGRPLYKAIVEKLREMGLAGATVYRGIYGFGKKSRVHSSDVLRLSTDLPIIIEAVDRGHMIEKAINEIKPMIKDGMITVEPVIVVWVGTREEMKKFEEDAVREE, from the coding sequence ATGGTAGAAATCGAGCACTGGAATACATTGAGGATGAAAATTTACATAGGGGAAAACGATACTTGGCACGGAAGACCGCTGTATAAGGCTATAGTCGAAAAACTGAGGGAAATGGGACTTGCAGGAGCTACTGTTTATAGGGGCATCTATGGATTTGGAAAAAAGAGCAGAGTTCACTCAAGCGATGTTTTGAGGCTTTCTACGGACTTGCCCATAATAATTGAGGCAGTTGATAGGGGACACATGATAGAGAAAGCTATAAACGAAATAAAGCCCATGATAAAGGACGGTATGATAACGGTTGAGCCGGTTATAGTGGTTTGGGTTGGCACGAGAGAAGAGATGAAAAAGTTCGAAGAAGATGCCGTAAGGGAAGAATGA
- the crcB gene encoding fluoride efflux transporter CrcB, with product MNTKVLLAVGVGGMLGAIMRYSIAGLLPVYRDFPVGTLLVNSIASFLLGYLYGLIFFGYEVSSNWRAFFGTGFCGGLSTFSTFSYETFSLLREREHFLALLNISANVIITVSLVFLGFLLARR from the coding sequence ATGAACACTAAGGTTCTCTTGGCAGTTGGCGTTGGGGGAATGCTTGGTGCCATAATGCGCTACAGCATTGCAGGCTTGCTTCCCGTTTACAGAGACTTTCCTGTAGGAACTCTCTTAGTAAACAGCATAGCAAGTTTTCTGCTTGGCTATCTCTACGGCTTGATTTTCTTTGGTTACGAGGTCTCTTCTAATTGGAGAGCTTTCTTCGGTACTGGATTCTGTGGAGGATTAAGCACGTTCTCAACTTTTTCATATGAGACTTTTAGCCTGTTGCGTGAAAGGGAGCATTTCTTGGCCCTTCTAAACATCTCAGCAAACGTTATAATAACTGTAAGCTTAGTATTTTTGGGATTCCTTCTTGCAAGGAGGTGA
- a CDS encoding DUF6062 family protein has translation MDIIGVYLKEALDRAGCPVCYLLDKYEKSSIETILYEHVNDPFVREKFAESLGLCPYHAWRLKEIAYSNPLYGGLGVAVIYEHMLSLYLKGLRNGEKIEEKECYLCKAVKEKERDIVETFAERLNELLEDYKNSEAVLCKRHYELIQSLLGKILL, from the coding sequence ATGGACATTATAGGGGTATACCTCAAAGAAGCCCTTGATAGAGCCGGTTGTCCTGTATGCTACTTATTGGATAAGTATGAAAAGAGCTCTATAGAAACTATTCTCTATGAGCATGTAAACGATCCCTTCGTTAGAGAAAAATTTGCAGAGAGCCTTGGTCTTTGCCCATATCACGCATGGAGGCTGAAAGAGATTGCATACTCAAATCCGCTTTATGGAGGACTCGGAGTAGCTGTGATATATGAACATATGCTCTCATTATATCTTAAAGGCTTGCGAAATGGGGAGAAGATTGAAGAGAAAGAATGCTACCTGTGTAAGGCCGTAAAGGAGAAGGAGCGCGACATCGTGGAAACATTTGCGGAGCGTTTGAATGAACTTCTTGAGGATTATAAAAATTCGGAGGCAGTGTTGTGTAAAAGACATTACGAACTGATTCAGTCTTTGCTTGGAAAAATACTCCTTTGA